In Dendropsophus ebraccatus isolate aDenEbr1 chromosome 14, aDenEbr1.pat, whole genome shotgun sequence, the following proteins share a genomic window:
- the HSD17B1 gene encoding 17-beta-hydroxysteroid dehydrogenase type 1 isoform X2: MRTKYCLKYTVCEPSLIVYATMRDLSKKEYLLECVRGCHADTFEILQMDVTDQQSVLATTEKIKEERVDILVCNAGVGLMGPLECHTYETMKKIFDVNLFGTVSTIQAFLPGMKQRKSGRIIISSSVGGLQGVPFNDVYCASKFAVEGFCESMAIVLQHFNIHVSLIECGPVNTNFMNNLHMSDLSDSQLASVDSDTRSLYAQYLQHCQTIFQDVAQDTDEILQVFLEAIEAPVPSLRYFTTQFFMPLIKLKLQCASGSEYVHAMHKFVFSGSKPKE; this comes from the exons tgtgaacccagcctaatag TCTACGCCACCATGAGGGATCTTTCCAAGAAGGAATACCTGCTGGAGTGTGTACGCGGCTGCCATGCTGACACCTTTGAGATTCTGCAGATGGATGTTACAGACCAGCAATCTGTCTTGGCCACCACCGAGAAAATAAAAGAGGAGAGAGTAGACATTTTAG TATGCAATGCTGGTGTTGGACTGATGGGGCCGCTGGAATGTCACACCTACGAGACAATGAAGAAGATATTTGATGTCAACCTCTTCGGTACGGTCAGCACCATCCAAGCCTTTCTCCCTGGGATGAAGCAGAGGAAGTCTGGACGGATTATTATTTCCAGCAGCGTAGGAGGCCTGCAAG GTGTCCCCTTCAATGATGTGTACTGTGCCAGTAAATTTGCTGTGGAGGGCTTCTGTGAGAGCATGGCTATTGTCCTCCAGCATTTTAATATACA TGTGAGCCTCATTGAGTGTGGACCTGTCAACACCAATTTTATGAACAACCTGCATATGAGTGACCTCAGTGACAGTCAGCTTGCGAGCGTGGACAGCGACACCCGCTCCCTGTACGCCCAGTACCTCCAGCACTGTCAGACAATTTTCCAGGATGTGGCACAGGACACAGATGAGATCCTGCAG GTGTTTCTGGAAGCAATTGAAGCCCCGGTCCCATCATTGCGATACTTCACCACCCAGTTTTTCATGCCGCTTATAAAGCTAAAGTTGCAATGTGCAAGCGGATCAGAGTATGTCCACGCCATGCACAAGTTTGTGTTCTCTGGATCAAAGCCAAAGGAGTAG
- the HSD17B1 gene encoding 17-beta-hydroxysteroid dehydrogenase type 1 isoform X4: MITPNVYATMRDLSKKEYLLECVRGCHADTFEILQMDVTDQQSVLATTEKIKEERVDILVCNAGVGLMGPLECHTYETMKKIFDVNLFGTVSTIQAFLPGMKQRKSGRIIISSSVGGLQGVPFNDVYCASKFAVEGFCESMAIVLQHFNIHVSLIECGPVNTNFMNNLHMSDLSDSQLASVDSDTRSLYAQYLQHCQTIFQDVAQDTDEILQVFLEAIEAPVPSLRYFTTQFFMPLIKLKLQCASGSEYVHAMHKFVFSGSKPKE; encoded by the exons TCTACGCCACCATGAGGGATCTTTCCAAGAAGGAATACCTGCTGGAGTGTGTACGCGGCTGCCATGCTGACACCTTTGAGATTCTGCAGATGGATGTTACAGACCAGCAATCTGTCTTGGCCACCACCGAGAAAATAAAAGAGGAGAGAGTAGACATTTTAG TATGCAATGCTGGTGTTGGACTGATGGGGCCGCTGGAATGTCACACCTACGAGACAATGAAGAAGATATTTGATGTCAACCTCTTCGGTACGGTCAGCACCATCCAAGCCTTTCTCCCTGGGATGAAGCAGAGGAAGTCTGGACGGATTATTATTTCCAGCAGCGTAGGAGGCCTGCAAG GTGTCCCCTTCAATGATGTGTACTGTGCCAGTAAATTTGCTGTGGAGGGCTTCTGTGAGAGCATGGCTATTGTCCTCCAGCATTTTAATATACA TGTGAGCCTCATTGAGTGTGGACCTGTCAACACCAATTTTATGAACAACCTGCATATGAGTGACCTCAGTGACAGTCAGCTTGCGAGCGTGGACAGCGACACCCGCTCCCTGTACGCCCAGTACCTCCAGCACTGTCAGACAATTTTCCAGGATGTGGCACAGGACACAGATGAGATCCTGCAG GTGTTTCTGGAAGCAATTGAAGCCCCGGTCCCATCATTGCGATACTTCACCACCCAGTTTTTCATGCCGCTTATAAAGCTAAAGTTGCAATGTGCAAGCGGATCAGAGTATGTCCACGCCATGCACAAGTTTGTGTTCTCTGGATCAAAGCCAAAGGAGTAG
- the HSD17B1 gene encoding 17-beta-hydroxysteroid dehydrogenase type 1 isoform X5 has protein sequence MRDLSKKEYLLECVRGCHADTFEILQMDVTDQQSVLATTEKIKEERVDILVCNAGVGLMGPLECHTYETMKKIFDVNLFGTVSTIQAFLPGMKQRKSGRIIISSSVGGLQGVPFNDVYCASKFAVEGFCESMAIVLQHFNIHVSLIECGPVNTNFMNNLHMSDLSDSQLASVDSDTRSLYAQYLQHCQTIFQDVAQDTDEILQVFLEAIEAPVPSLRYFTTQFFMPLIKLKLQCASGSEYVHAMHKFVFSGSKPKE, from the exons ATGAGGGATCTTTCCAAGAAGGAATACCTGCTGGAGTGTGTACGCGGCTGCCATGCTGACACCTTTGAGATTCTGCAGATGGATGTTACAGACCAGCAATCTGTCTTGGCCACCACCGAGAAAATAAAAGAGGAGAGAGTAGACATTTTAG TATGCAATGCTGGTGTTGGACTGATGGGGCCGCTGGAATGTCACACCTACGAGACAATGAAGAAGATATTTGATGTCAACCTCTTCGGTACGGTCAGCACCATCCAAGCCTTTCTCCCTGGGATGAAGCAGAGGAAGTCTGGACGGATTATTATTTCCAGCAGCGTAGGAGGCCTGCAAG GTGTCCCCTTCAATGATGTGTACTGTGCCAGTAAATTTGCTGTGGAGGGCTTCTGTGAGAGCATGGCTATTGTCCTCCAGCATTTTAATATACA TGTGAGCCTCATTGAGTGTGGACCTGTCAACACCAATTTTATGAACAACCTGCATATGAGTGACCTCAGTGACAGTCAGCTTGCGAGCGTGGACAGCGACACCCGCTCCCTGTACGCCCAGTACCTCCAGCACTGTCAGACAATTTTCCAGGATGTGGCACAGGACACAGATGAGATCCTGCAG GTGTTTCTGGAAGCAATTGAAGCCCCGGTCCCATCATTGCGATACTTCACCACCCAGTTTTTCATGCCGCTTATAAAGCTAAAGTTGCAATGTGCAAGCGGATCAGAGTATGTCCACGCCATGCACAAGTTTGTGTTCTCTGGATCAAAGCCAAAGGAGTAG
- the HSD17B1 gene encoding 17-beta-hydroxysteroid dehydrogenase type 1 isoform X3, whose protein sequence is MQTAKISLKESPNGKVYATMRDLSKKEYLLECVRGCHADTFEILQMDVTDQQSVLATTEKIKEERVDILVCNAGVGLMGPLECHTYETMKKIFDVNLFGTVSTIQAFLPGMKQRKSGRIIISSSVGGLQGVPFNDVYCASKFAVEGFCESMAIVLQHFNIHVSLIECGPVNTNFMNNLHMSDLSDSQLASVDSDTRSLYAQYLQHCQTIFQDVAQDTDEILQVFLEAIEAPVPSLRYFTTQFFMPLIKLKLQCASGSEYVHAMHKFVFSGSKPKE, encoded by the exons ATGCAAACAGCAAAAATAAGTTTGAAGGAATCACCTAATGGTAAAG TCTACGCCACCATGAGGGATCTTTCCAAGAAGGAATACCTGCTGGAGTGTGTACGCGGCTGCCATGCTGACACCTTTGAGATTCTGCAGATGGATGTTACAGACCAGCAATCTGTCTTGGCCACCACCGAGAAAATAAAAGAGGAGAGAGTAGACATTTTAG TATGCAATGCTGGTGTTGGACTGATGGGGCCGCTGGAATGTCACACCTACGAGACAATGAAGAAGATATTTGATGTCAACCTCTTCGGTACGGTCAGCACCATCCAAGCCTTTCTCCCTGGGATGAAGCAGAGGAAGTCTGGACGGATTATTATTTCCAGCAGCGTAGGAGGCCTGCAAG GTGTCCCCTTCAATGATGTGTACTGTGCCAGTAAATTTGCTGTGGAGGGCTTCTGTGAGAGCATGGCTATTGTCCTCCAGCATTTTAATATACA TGTGAGCCTCATTGAGTGTGGACCTGTCAACACCAATTTTATGAACAACCTGCATATGAGTGACCTCAGTGACAGTCAGCTTGCGAGCGTGGACAGCGACACCCGCTCCCTGTACGCCCAGTACCTCCAGCACTGTCAGACAATTTTCCAGGATGTGGCACAGGACACAGATGAGATCCTGCAG GTGTTTCTGGAAGCAATTGAAGCCCCGGTCCCATCATTGCGATACTTCACCACCCAGTTTTTCATGCCGCTTATAAAGCTAAAGTTGCAATGTGCAAGCGGATCAGAGTATGTCCACGCCATGCACAAGTTTGTGTTCTCTGGATCAAAGCCAAAGGAGTAG